A stretch of the Lytechinus variegatus isolate NC3 chromosome 5, Lvar_3.0, whole genome shotgun sequence genome encodes the following:
- the LOC121415170 gene encoding uncharacterized protein LOC121415170 encodes MGLSQRKQGLKKSWLWLGLRKVVSPCYYVIGLQDIDEYGNPSAANLKKSIDSAFKDTLKLEKEQYINVMVGATSDGASVNTGLYNGLLTQFKKERTWLVTVHCVSHRVELALKDSLMKSKEFKDVQDFMIGIYYSMKKSGELKRQLKDFGKIHVSVYTFPKVHGTRFVGHQRAGVEALLNNWIRVSMHTISTNAQTLQ; translated from the exons ATGGGTCTCAGCCAAAGAAAACAGGGTCTGAAAAAGAGCTGGTTATGGTTAGGTTTGAGAAAGGTGGTCTCCCCCTGCTACTATGTGATTGGACTGCAAGATATAGACGAGTATGGCAACCCAAGTGCAGCCAATCTGAAGAAATCAATTGACTCAGCATTCAAAGACACATTAAAGCTTGAGAAGGAACA GTACATCAATGTGATGGTAGGAGCAACGAGCGATGGTGCCTCGGTGAATACAGGCTTGTACAACGGGCTTCTGACGCAATTCAAGAAAGAAAGGACATGGTTGGTAACTGTGCACTGTGTGAGCCATCGTGTGGAGCTTGCATTGAAGGACTCATTAATGAAATCAAAGGAATTTAAAGATGTACAGGACTTCATGATTGGTATCTACTACTCAATGAAGAAATCTGGTGAACTAAAACGGCAACTGAAGGACTTTGGTAAAATCCATGTCAGTGTATATACCTTCCCCAAAGTCCATGGGACAAGATTTGTTGGGCATCAAAGAGCAGGGGTTGAGGCTCTATTGAATAATTGGATAAGAGTCTCCATGCACACTATAAGCACAAATGCGCAAACTCTGCAGTGA